The following are encoded in a window of Lynx canadensis isolate LIC74 chromosome B1, mLynCan4.pri.v2, whole genome shotgun sequence genomic DNA:
- the DEFB136 gene encoding beta-defensin 136 has translation MRHSLIGLLFLLVISLPSGNGLFRHDGIQIRTCTALKGRCFFSCRVGWTWVSFCHNILSCCVKMLKNNPPQVDEY, from the exons ATGAGGCACTCTCTCATTGGGTTACTCTTCCTCCTGGTAATCTCACTGCCTTCAG ggaATGGATTGTTTAGACATGATGGAATACAAATCCGTACTTGCACTGCGCTCAAAGGCAGGTGCTTCTTCAGTTGCAGAGTGGGATGGACGTGGGTTTCATTCTGTCACAACATATTGTCTTGTTgtgtaaaaatgttgaaaaataatccTCCCCAGGTCGATGAGTATTGA